In Octopus bimaculoides isolate UCB-OBI-ISO-001 chromosome 14, ASM119413v2, whole genome shotgun sequence, the following are encoded in one genomic region:
- the LOC106867374 gene encoding protocadherin gamma-B6 isoform X2 produces the protein MLLSIYIFLILLHCCQCVDLIYHVQEEKGANTFVGDIASDSQLFASFSSQDYGHITFTQLKRRQSSSSLLFNVTKSGKLYTAQRLDADSLCTYNKECSKIVKVAVRQAETFIKVLKIKVIIEDINDHQPVFSDKQIDLQFYETDGKGTKKSAPSAIDGDMGALNSKINYRLKNNVNQTFSLFVSKRVDGVSTLEIILEKKLDREIKDLYLVQVVAQDGGSPPHQCILNVQISVIDENDNRPVFFQNMYNVSVKNTHSRMRPVVILSAKDKDSGENSHVSYYFSPKTSAIARDHFRINKETGEIFLDKTSKLSEKMNFKLFIEARDGGSPPLSSIATVIVSVLNQENNAPTIDVDFVSVLTENTTKIVESTKVGSFIAYVMVTDNDVGHNGEVTCDLKHEKFKLSAISSKEYKVILKERVDREIEDHYIITIKCQDHGFPPLQRERKFSLQLIDVNDVQPMFTKDTFKFLTYENEKPSFPVGFVNATDPDLGLGGKLSYALFDKNQFDIPFKITDNGFISTRKSLDREQNSIYKFQVLVRDNGSPSLNNTANVIVEIMDENDNAPYFTFPSVSPFSLDLHYHPQSDTEITVLRASDRDSHVNAFLTYELIGGNDKRLFMINAHSGILSFSRAVYQNDAGSYELQFIVKDSGNPVLSATAILSLTLTVSNKTSTMLTAVQIQSSDMIDVNLVIIIVVVAVVLSIAIVIFITTCIVKYNYPRNANHGTDVNTSYQSRSEMRNLIYQTNNRVSMTRGQNEGMSPNTPSMRSRGQFYPEIESQKPSTMIRTLSKSSQGFTTSDTYHPLQRWTETTKTDI, from the exons ATGTTGttatccatatacatatttttaatcttACTGCACTGTTGTCAATGTGTAGATCTCATCTATCATGTACAAGAAGAAAAAGGTGCAAACACCTTCGTTGGAGATATTGCAAGTGACTCACAATTGTTTGCTAGTTTCTCATCTCAGGATTATGGACACATTACTTTTACTCAACTCAAACGCCGGCAGTCTAGTAGCTCTCTTCTGTTCAATGTTACTAAGAGTGGGAAATTATACACAGCCCAACGGTTAGATGCTGACTCTCTTTGTACATATAACAAAGAATgttcaaaaattgtcaaagttgCAGTAAGGCAAGCAGAAACATTTATAAAAGTATTGAAAATCAAAGTGATAATTGAAGATATCAATGATCATCAACCTGTATTTTCTGACAAGCAAattgatcttcagttttatgagACAGATGGGAAAGGGACAAAGAAATCAGCGCCAAGTGCCATAGATGGAGACATGGGAGCTTTAAATTCCAAAATTAACTATAGactaaaaaataatgtaaatcagacattttcattatttgtttccaAAAGAGTTGATGGTGTATCAACATTGGAAATTATCTTAGAAAAAAAACTTGATCGAGAGATCAAAGATCTATATTTAGTGCAAGTTGTTGCTCAAGATGGAGGTTCTCCACCACATCAGTGTATTCTAAATGTTCAAATTTCTGttattgatgaaaatgataatcgacctgttttctttcaaaatatgtaCAATGTTTCAGTGAAAAACACTCATTCAAGAATGAGGCCTGTTGTAATATTATCAGCAAAGGATAAAGATTCAGGTGAAAATAGTCATGTTTCATATTACTTTAGTCCCAAGACATCAGCAATTGCAAGAGACCATTTTAGGATCAATAAAGAAACAGGAGAAATTTTCCTTGATAAAACATCAAAGTTAAGTGAGAAAATGAATTTTAAGTTATTTATTGAAGCCAGAGATGGAGGTAGTCCACCTTTGAGTTCAATTGCAACAGTTATAGTGAGTGTCTTGAATCAAGAAAATAATGCCCCAACTATAGATGTAGATTTTGTTTCTGTATTAACTGAAAACACTACAAAAATAGTTGAAAGTACCAAAGTTGGTAGTTTCATAGCATATGTTATGGTTACAGACAATGATGTTGGACACAATGGAGAAGTCACATGTGACCTTAAACATGAAAAATTTAAACTTTCTGCAATTAGTTCAAAAGAATACAAGGTTATTTTAAAAGAGCGTGTTGATAGAGAAATTGAGGATcattatataattacaataaaatgCCAAGACCATGGATTCCCACCattgcagagagaaagaaaattttccCTTCAGTTGATCGATGTCAATGATGTACAGCCAATGTTTACTAAAGACACATTCAAATTTTTGacctatgaaaatgaaaaaccaTCATTTCCAGTTGGATTTGTTAATGCCACTGACCCAGATTTAGGGCTAGGAGGCAAATTGTCATATGCTTTATTTGATAAAAACCAATTTGATATTCCTTTCAAAATAACAGACAATGGATTTATTTCAACTAGAAAATCTCTTGACCGTGAACAAAACAGCATTTATAAATTTCAAGTTTTAGTCAGAGACAATGGAAGTCCATCACTTAATAATACAGCTAACGTTATTGTTGAAATTAtggatgaaaatgataatgctcCTTATTTCACCTTTCCTAGTGTTAGCCCCTTTAGTTTGGATCTTCATTACCATCCACAGAGTGACACTGAAATCACTGTTCTGAGAGCATCAGACAGAGATAGCCATGTAAATGCTTTCCTTACCTATGAATTAATTGGAGGTAATGATAAACGATTATTTATGATTAATGCTCATTcaggtattttatctttttctcgaGCAGTTTATCAAAATGATGCAGGGTCATATGAACTTCAATTTATAGTTAAAGACAGTGGAAATCCAGTTCTATCAGCAACAGCCATTTTGTCCTTAACATTGACAGTCAGTAATAAAACATCAACAATGTTAACAGCTGTCCAGATTCAATCCAGTGATATGATTGATGTAAACttagttataattattgttgttgtagcagtgGTGCTGTCTATTGCCATTGTGATATTCATTACAACATGCATTGTTAAATACAACTACCCCAGAAATGCTAACCATGGCACAGATGTAAATACTTCATACCAGTCAAGAAGTGAAATGCGAAATCTCATTTATCAAACTAACAATCGAGTTTCAATGACAAGAGGCCAAAATGAAGGCATGAGTCCAAATACTCCATCAATGAGATCAAGGGGTCAATTTTATCCAGAAATCGAATCTCAGAAACCTTCCACTATGATCAGAACACTTTCAAAGTCTTCACAA GGCTTTACAACTTCAGACACATATCATCCACTTCAAAGATGGACTGAAAccacaaagacagacatataa
- the LOC106867374 gene encoding protocadherin gamma-B6 isoform X1 yields MLLSIYIFLILLHCCQCVDLIYHVQEEKGANTFVGDIASDSQLFASFSSQDYGHITFTQLKRRQSSSSLLFNVTKSGKLYTAQRLDADSLCTYNKECSKIVKVAVRQAETFIKVLKIKVIIEDINDHQPVFSDKQIDLQFYETDGKGTKKSAPSAIDGDMGALNSKINYRLKNNVNQTFSLFVSKRVDGVSTLEIILEKKLDREIKDLYLVQVVAQDGGSPPHQCILNVQISVIDENDNRPVFFQNMYNVSVKNTHSRMRPVVILSAKDKDSGENSHVSYYFSPKTSAIARDHFRINKETGEIFLDKTSKLSEKMNFKLFIEARDGGSPPLSSIATVIVSVLNQENNAPTIDVDFVSVLTENTTKIVESTKVGSFIAYVMVTDNDVGHNGEVTCDLKHEKFKLSAISSKEYKVILKERVDREIEDHYIITIKCQDHGFPPLQRERKFSLQLIDVNDVQPMFTKDTFKFLTYENEKPSFPVGFVNATDPDLGLGGKLSYALFDKNQFDIPFKITDNGFISTRKSLDREQNSIYKFQVLVRDNGSPSLNNTANVIVEIMDENDNAPYFTFPSVSPFSLDLHYHPQSDTEITVLRASDRDSHVNAFLTYELIGGNDKRLFMINAHSGILSFSRAVYQNDAGSYELQFIVKDSGNPVLSATAILSLTLTVSNKTSTMLTAVQIQSSDMIDVNLVIIIVVVAVVLSIAIVIFITTCIVKYNYPRNANHGTDVNTSYQSRSEMRNLIYQTNNRVSMTRGQNEGMSPNTPSMRSRGQFYPEIESQKPSTMIRTLSKSSQMYSQPVTVTSGGEPMEQNIVMVPNYLSDTMSTKRDSGHNWNEGETKQYEEIPGLYNFRHISSTSKMD; encoded by the exons ATGTTGttatccatatacatatttttaatcttACTGCACTGTTGTCAATGTGTAGATCTCATCTATCATGTACAAGAAGAAAAAGGTGCAAACACCTTCGTTGGAGATATTGCAAGTGACTCACAATTGTTTGCTAGTTTCTCATCTCAGGATTATGGACACATTACTTTTACTCAACTCAAACGCCGGCAGTCTAGTAGCTCTCTTCTGTTCAATGTTACTAAGAGTGGGAAATTATACACAGCCCAACGGTTAGATGCTGACTCTCTTTGTACATATAACAAAGAATgttcaaaaattgtcaaagttgCAGTAAGGCAAGCAGAAACATTTATAAAAGTATTGAAAATCAAAGTGATAATTGAAGATATCAATGATCATCAACCTGTATTTTCTGACAAGCAAattgatcttcagttttatgagACAGATGGGAAAGGGACAAAGAAATCAGCGCCAAGTGCCATAGATGGAGACATGGGAGCTTTAAATTCCAAAATTAACTATAGactaaaaaataatgtaaatcagacattttcattatttgtttccaAAAGAGTTGATGGTGTATCAACATTGGAAATTATCTTAGAAAAAAAACTTGATCGAGAGATCAAAGATCTATATTTAGTGCAAGTTGTTGCTCAAGATGGAGGTTCTCCACCACATCAGTGTATTCTAAATGTTCAAATTTCTGttattgatgaaaatgataatcgacctgttttctttcaaaatatgtaCAATGTTTCAGTGAAAAACACTCATTCAAGAATGAGGCCTGTTGTAATATTATCAGCAAAGGATAAAGATTCAGGTGAAAATAGTCATGTTTCATATTACTTTAGTCCCAAGACATCAGCAATTGCAAGAGACCATTTTAGGATCAATAAAGAAACAGGAGAAATTTTCCTTGATAAAACATCAAAGTTAAGTGAGAAAATGAATTTTAAGTTATTTATTGAAGCCAGAGATGGAGGTAGTCCACCTTTGAGTTCAATTGCAACAGTTATAGTGAGTGTCTTGAATCAAGAAAATAATGCCCCAACTATAGATGTAGATTTTGTTTCTGTATTAACTGAAAACACTACAAAAATAGTTGAAAGTACCAAAGTTGGTAGTTTCATAGCATATGTTATGGTTACAGACAATGATGTTGGACACAATGGAGAAGTCACATGTGACCTTAAACATGAAAAATTTAAACTTTCTGCAATTAGTTCAAAAGAATACAAGGTTATTTTAAAAGAGCGTGTTGATAGAGAAATTGAGGATcattatataattacaataaaatgCCAAGACCATGGATTCCCACCattgcagagagaaagaaaattttccCTTCAGTTGATCGATGTCAATGATGTACAGCCAATGTTTACTAAAGACACATTCAAATTTTTGacctatgaaaatgaaaaaccaTCATTTCCAGTTGGATTTGTTAATGCCACTGACCCAGATTTAGGGCTAGGAGGCAAATTGTCATATGCTTTATTTGATAAAAACCAATTTGATATTCCTTTCAAAATAACAGACAATGGATTTATTTCAACTAGAAAATCTCTTGACCGTGAACAAAACAGCATTTATAAATTTCAAGTTTTAGTCAGAGACAATGGAAGTCCATCACTTAATAATACAGCTAACGTTATTGTTGAAATTAtggatgaaaatgataatgctcCTTATTTCACCTTTCCTAGTGTTAGCCCCTTTAGTTTGGATCTTCATTACCATCCACAGAGTGACACTGAAATCACTGTTCTGAGAGCATCAGACAGAGATAGCCATGTAAATGCTTTCCTTACCTATGAATTAATTGGAGGTAATGATAAACGATTATTTATGATTAATGCTCATTcaggtattttatctttttctcgaGCAGTTTATCAAAATGATGCAGGGTCATATGAACTTCAATTTATAGTTAAAGACAGTGGAAATCCAGTTCTATCAGCAACAGCCATTTTGTCCTTAACATTGACAGTCAGTAATAAAACATCAACAATGTTAACAGCTGTCCAGATTCAATCCAGTGATATGATTGATGTAAACttagttataattattgttgttgtagcagtgGTGCTGTCTATTGCCATTGTGATATTCATTACAACATGCATTGTTAAATACAACTACCCCAGAAATGCTAACCATGGCACAGATGTAAATACTTCATACCAGTCAAGAAGTGAAATGCGAAATCTCATTTATCAAACTAACAATCGAGTTTCAATGACAAGAGGCCAAAATGAAGGCATGAGTCCAAATACTCCATCAATGAGATCAAGGGGTCAATTTTATCCAGAAATCGAATCTCAGAAACCTTCCACTATGATCAGAACACTTTCAAAGTCTTCACAA ATGTACAGTCAACCTGTTACTGTGACATCTGGTGGTGAGCCAATGGAGCAAAACATTGTTATGGTCCCTAACTATCTGAGTGATACAATGTCTACCAAAAGAGACAGTGGACATAACTGGAATGAaggagaaacaaaacaatatgaagAAATACCTG GGCTTTACAACTTCAGACACATATCATCCACTTCAAAGATGGACTGA